Proteins encoded within one genomic window of Papio anubis isolate 15944 chromosome X, Panubis1.0, whole genome shotgun sequence:
- the ZFX gene encoding zinc finger X-chromosomal protein isoform X4, producing the protein MEVIVGEEDAAAAAAAAAVHEQQMDDNEIKTFMPIAWAAAYGNNSDGIENRNGTASALLHIDESAGLGRLAKQKPKKRRRPDSRQYQTAIIIGPDGHPLTVYPCMICGKKFKSRGFLKRHMKNHPEHLAKKKYRCTDCDYTTNKKISLHNHLESHKLTSKAEKAIECDECGKHFSHAGALFTHKMVHKEKGANKMHKCKFCEYETAEQGLLNRHLLAVHSKNFPHICVECGKGFRHPSELKKHMRIHTGEKPYQCQYCEYRSADSSNLKTHVKTKHSKEMPFKCDICLLTFSDTKEVQQHALIHQESKTHQCLHCDHKSSNSSDLKRHIISVHTKDYPHKCDMCDKGFHRPSELKKHVAAHKGKKMHQCRHCDFKIADPFVLSRHILSVHTKDLPFRCKRCRKGFRQQNELKKHMKTHSGRKVYQCEYCEYSTTDASGFKRHVISIHTKDYPHRCEYCKKGFRRPSEKNQHIMRHHKEVGLP; encoded by the exons ATGGAAGTGATTGTAGGAGAGGAGGATGCTGCGGCAGCAGCGGCAGCCGCTGCTGTGCATGAGCAGCAAATGGACGACAATGAAATCAAAACCTTCATGCCGATCGCATGGGCAGCAGCTTATG GTAATAATTCTGATGGAATTGAAAACCGGAATGGCACTGCAAGTGCCCTCTTGCACATAGATGAGTCTGCTGGCCTCGGCAGACTGgctaaacaaaaaccaaagaaaaggagaagaccTGATTCCAGGCAGTACCAAACAG caATAATTATTGGCCCTGATGGACATCCTTTGACTGTCTATCCTTGCATGATTTGTGGGAAGAAGTTTAAGTCGAGAGGTTTTTTGAAAAGGCACATGAAAAACCATCCCGAACACCTTGCCAAGAAGAAATACCGCTGTACTGACTGTGATTACACTACCAACAAGAAGATAAGTTTACACAACCACCTGGAGAGCCACAAGCTGACCAGCAAGGCAGAGAAGGCCATAGAATGCGATGAGTGTGGGAAGCATTTCTCTCATGCAGGGGCTTTGTTTACTCACAAAATGGTGCATAAGGAAAAAGGAGCCAACAAAATGCACAAGTGTAAATTCTGTGAATACGAGACAGCTGAACAAGGGTTACTGAATCGCCACCTCTTGGCGGTCCACAGCAAGAACTTTCCTCATATTTGTGTGGAGTGTGGTAAGGGTTTTCGTCACCCCTCAGAGCTCAAAAAGCACATGAGAATCCATACTGGGGAGAAGCCGTACCAATGCCAGTACTGCGAATATAGGTCTGCAGACTCTTCTAACTTGAAAACGCATGTCAAAACTAAGCATAGTAAAGAGATGCCATTCAAGTGTGACATTTGTCTTCTGACTTTCTCGGATACCAAAGAGGTGCAGCAACATGCTCTTATCCACCAAGAAAGCAAAACACACCAGTGTTTGCATTGCGACCACAAGAGTTCGAACTCAAGTGATTTGAAACGACACATAATTTCAGTTCACACGAAAGACTACCCCCATAAGTGTGACATGTGTGATAAAGGCTTTCATAGGCCTTCAGAACTCAAGAAACACGTGGCTGCCCACAAGGGCAAAAAAATGCACCAGTGTAGACATTGTGACTTTAAGATTGCAGATCCGTTTGTTCTAAGTCGCCATATTCTCTCAGTTCACACAAAGGATCTTCCATTTAGGTGCAAGAGATGTAGAAAGGGATTTAGGCAACAGAATGAGCTTAAAAAGCATATGAAGACACACAGTGGCAGGAAAGTGTATCAGTGTGAGTACTGTGAGTATAGCACTACAGATGCCTCAGGCTTTAAACGGCACGTTATTTCCATTCACACGAAAGACTATCCTCACCGGTGTGAGTACTGCAAGAAAGGCTTCCGAAGACCTTCAGAAAAGAACCAGCACATAATGAGACATCATAAAGAAGTTGGCCTGCCCTAA